In one Chitinophaga sancti genomic region, the following are encoded:
- a CDS encoding transposase has translation MTKQSRRKFTGDFKAKVVMEALKERSTVEELAKKYDLHPTQINTWKREAAAKLASAFDSESGNKQQEQQADQLEKLYAQIGQLKVENDFLKKKL, from the coding sequence GACAAAGCAAAGCAGAAGAAAATTCACTGGAGACTTCAAGGCGAAAGTAGTCATGGAAGCCTTAAAAGAGCGTAGTACAGTTGAAGAACTAGCTAAGAAGTATGATTTGCATCCCACACAAATCAATACATGGAAACGAGAGGCGGCAGCCAAACTTGCCAGTGCGTTTGATTCAGAATCTGGAAACAAACAACAGGAACAACAAGCTGATCAACTGGAGAAATTGTATGCACAGATAGGTCAGCTTAAAGTTGAGAATGACTTCCTGAAAAAAAAATTGTAA
- a CDS encoding IS3 family transposase translates to MLEPNHPYLSIRRQCELLKLHRSGLYYVPVSETSENLEIMRILDAQYFLTPFYGERRLMALLRLKGYNINRKRIRRLMKLVNWNTLFQEPNTSKPDKSHKIYPYLLKGIDINKANQVWCCDITYIPMKKGFMYLCAIIDVHTRYVVNWGISNTMNAEWCRDIADVAILKHGKPEIFNTDQGSQFTSEVFTGLLKEHEIKISMDGKGRALDNIWIERLWRSVKYEHIYLNVHEDGLSLYQGLKGYFNFYNRTRVHQSLDYSTPIEAYMAKAA, encoded by the coding sequence ATGCTTGAACCAAATCATCCATACCTTAGTATTCGCCGTCAATGTGAGCTTTTAAAGCTGCACAGGAGTGGTTTGTATTATGTTCCTGTATCGGAGACAAGCGAGAACCTGGAAATAATGCGCATTCTTGACGCGCAATACTTTCTGACACCTTTCTATGGGGAACGTCGATTGATGGCTTTATTGCGTCTAAAAGGGTATAATATTAACAGAAAGAGAATAAGACGTCTGATGAAATTGGTAAACTGGAACACACTATTCCAGGAACCCAACACCAGTAAGCCGGATAAATCTCACAAAATATATCCTTACCTGCTCAAAGGCATCGATATCAATAAAGCTAACCAGGTTTGGTGTTGCGACATTACATATATTCCGATGAAAAAGGGCTTCATGTATTTATGCGCCATTATTGATGTACATACCCGCTACGTAGTCAACTGGGGCATAAGTAATACCATGAATGCAGAGTGGTGCAGAGATATTGCAGATGTTGCAATTTTGAAACACGGTAAGCCGGAAATATTTAATACAGATCAGGGCAGTCAGTTCACCAGCGAAGTGTTTACCGGTCTGTTAAAAGAACATGAAATCAAAATAAGCATGGACGGGAAAGGTCGGGCACTGGATAATATATGGATCGAACGACTGTGGAGGAGTGTTAAATATGAGCACATTTACCTGAACGTACACGAAGATGGTCTTTCGCTCTATCAGGGACTGAAAGGATATTTTAATTTTTATAATCGTACGCGTGTGCATCAATCATTGGATTATTCAACCCCAATAGAAGCCTATATGGCCAAAGCCGCATAA
- a CDS encoding transposase, translated as MRCTSKTGQSICLTLRSNDNEKRQKKTRRKHDATFKAEVIKMVSSGRSVSDVAQSMGIGENLVYQWKNAEKVVRQTPGEGGNEVSGQQDLLSENERLKAELRRAERKHFVCFCSFFGNVQILLPRNSPIHSRHQQFCYLTSPLYHPFQLTAPLI; from the coding sequence ATGAGATGCACCAGTAAAACCGGACAGTCAATTTGCTTAACTTTACGAAGCAATGACAACGAAAAAAGACAAAAAAAGACGCGCAGGAAGCATGATGCCACCTTCAAGGCAGAAGTGATCAAAATGGTATCCTCTGGACGTTCTGTTTCTGATGTAGCTCAATCCATGGGTATTGGGGAGAACCTGGTCTATCAATGGAAGAATGCAGAGAAGGTCGTCCGGCAAACGCCCGGAGAGGGCGGCAACGAGGTATCAGGCCAACAAGACTTATTATCGGAAAATGAGCGATTGAAAGCAGAACTACGTCGCGCCGAACGTAAGCATTTCGTTTGCTTTTGTTCTTTTTTTGGCAATGTTCAAATATTGCTTCCTCGCAATTCTCCGATACATTCGCGGCATCAACAGTTCTGCTACCTGACATCCCCGCTCTATCATCCTTTCCAATTGACGGCACCCCTCATTTAA